The following are from one region of the Oncorhynchus nerka isolate Pitt River linkage group LG8, Oner_Uvic_2.0, whole genome shotgun sequence genome:
- the LOC135572733 gene encoding collagen, type I, alpha 1b-like, whose translation MGPEGSSGAEQEGSSGGTGGVVGLPNRRGRRATEQEGSSGYRTGGVVGLPNRRGRRATEQEGPSGYRTGGRTEEEGPSGYRTGGAVGLPNRRGRRATEQEGPSGTDQEGSSGTDQEGSSGYRTGGAVGVPNRRGRRGTEQEGSSGYRTGGVVGVRKRRGRRGTEEEGSSGTEEEGPSGCGPGGAVGVPNRRGRRGTEEGPSGTDQEGPSGYRPSGTRRGRRGTEEEGPSGYRTGGAVGYRTGGAVGVPDRRGRRGTGQEGPSGTGQEGPSGYGPGGAVGVRTRRGRRGTEEEGPSGYGRGGAVGVRKRRGRRGTGQEGPSGYRTGGAVGVRTRRGRRGTDQEGPSGYGRGGAVGVRTRRGRRGTEQEGPSGYGRGAVGVPDRRGRRGTGQEGPSGCGPRGAVRLRAQRGSQAEGPEGQLRAQRGSQAEGPEGQSGCGPRGAVRVRAQRGSQGAGPEGQSGCGPRGAVRVRAQRGSQGAGPEGQSGCGPRGAVRVRAQRGSQGAGPEGQSGCGPRGAVRVRAQRGSQGAGPEGQSGCGPRGAVRVRAQRGSQGAGPEGQSGCGPRGAVRVRAQRGSQGAGPEGQSGCGPRGAVRVRAQRGSQGAGPEGQSGCGPRGAVRVRAQRGSQGAGPEGQSGCGPRGAVRLRAQRGSQAEGPEGQSG comes from the exons ATGGGCCCAGAGGGGTCGTCGGGTGCGGAACAGGAGGGGTCGTCGGGTGGAACAGGAGGGGTCGTCGGGCTACCGAACAGGAGGGGTCGTCGGGCTACCGAACAGGAGGGGTCGTCGGGCTACCGAACAGGAGGGGTCGTCGGGCTACCGAACAGGAGGGGCCGTCGGGCTACCGAACAGGAGGGGCCGTCGGGCTACCGAACAGGGGGTCGTACGGAAGAGGAGGGGCCGTCGGGCTACCGAACAGGAGGGGCCGTCGGGCTACCGAACAGGAGGGGCCGTCGGGCTACCGAACAGGAGGGGCCGTCGGGTACGGACCAGGAGGGGTCGTCGGGCACGGACCAGGAGGGGTCGTCGGGGTACCGAACAGGAGGGGCCGTCGGGGTACCGAACAGGAGGGGTCGTCGGGGTACCGAACAGGAGGGGTCGTCGGGGTACCGAACAGGAGGGGTCGTCGGGGTACGGAAGAGGAGGGGTCGTCGGGGTACGGAAGAGGAGGGGTCGTCGGGTACGGAAGAGGAGGGGCCGTCGGGGTGCGGACCAGGAGGGGCCGTCGGGGTACCGAACAGGAGGGGCCGTCGGGGTACGGAAGAGGGGCCGTCGGGTACGGACCAGGAGGGGCCGTCGGGGTACCGGCCGTCGGGTACCAGGAGGGGCCGTCGGGGTACGGAAGAGGAGGGGCCGTCGGGGTACCGGACAGGAGGGGCCGTCGGGTACCGGACAGGAGGGGCCGTCGGGGTACCGGACAGGAGGGGCCGTCGGGGTACCGGACAGGAGGGGCCGTCGGGTACCGGACAGGAGGGGCCGTCGGGGTACGGACCAGGAGGGGCCGTCGGGGTACGGACCAGGAGGGGCCGTCGGGGTACGGAAGAGGAGGGGCCGTCGGGGTACGGAAGAGGAGGGGCCGTCGGGGTACGGAAGAGGAGGGGCCGTCGGGGTACCGGACAGGAGGGGCCGTCGGGGTACCGGACAGGAGGGGCCGTCGGGGTACGGACCAGGAGGGGCCGTCGGGGTACGGACCAGGAGGGGCCGTCGGGGTACGGAAGAGGAGGGGCCGTCGGGGTACGGACCAGGAGGGGCCGTCGGGGTACCGAACAGGAGGGGCCGTCGGGGTACGGAAGAGGGGCCGTCGGGGTACCGGACAGGAGGGGCCGTCGGGGTACCGGACAGGAGGGGCCGTCGGGGTGCGGGCCCAGAGGGGCCGTCAGGCTGAGGGCCCAGAGGGGCAGTCAGGCTGAGGGCCCAGAGGGGCA GCTGAGGGCCCAGAGGGGCAGTCAGGCTGAGGGCCCAGAGGGGCAGTCAGGGTGCGGGCCCAGAGGGGCAGTCAGGGTGCGGGCCCAGAGGGGCAGTCAGGGTGCGGGCCCAGAGGGGCAGTCAGGGTGCGGGCCCAGAGGGGCAGTCAGGGTGCGGGCCCAGAGGGGCAGTCAGGGTGCGGGCCCAGAGGGGCAGTCAGGGTGCGGGCCCAGAGGGGCAGTCAGGGTGCGGGCCCAGAGGGGCAGTCAGGGTGCGGGCCCAGAGGGGCAGTCAGGGTGCGGGCCCAGAGGGGCAGTCAGGGTGCGGGCCCAGAGGGGCAGTCAGGGTGCGGGCCCAGAGGGGCAGTCAGGGTGCGGGCCCAGAGGGGCAGTCAGGGTGCGGGCCCAGAGGGGCAGTCAGGGTGCGGGCCCAGAGGGGCAGTCAGGGTGCGGGCCCAGAGGGGCAGTCAGGGTGCGGGCCCAGAGGGGCAGTCAGGGTGCGGGCCCAGAGGGGCAGTCAGGGTGCGGGCCCAGAGGGGCAGTCAGGGTGCGGGCCCAGAGGGGCAGTCAGGGTGCGGGCCCAGAGGGGCAGTCAGGGTGCGGGCCCAGAGGGGCAGTCAGGGTGCGGGCCCAGAGGGGCAGTCAGGGTGCGGGCCCAGAGGGGCAGTCAGGGTGCGGGCCCAGAGGGGCAGTCAGGCTGAGGGCCCAGAGGGGCAGTCAGGCTGAGGGCCCAGAGGGGCAGTCAGGCTGA